From Clostridium sp. SY8519:
CGGGACGGAAGTGGTGATCTATTCGATCGTGAATTCACTGACAGAACTTCCGGGAATCACCTCCGTGCAGATTTCCATTGACGGCAATTCCGACCTGCTGTACCGCAACTCGATGCCCCTTCAGATCTATTACGAAAAAAATTCTGACCTGGTGAACAGACAGTCCTAGTAATACGGGCAGCAAACTGCAGAAACATGAGAGAGTGTCAGGAGGTTTCGTCTGCGGCACTTCAGAATATTGCTTTTATCCGCTGCGGCAGCCGCGGTGATCTTGATGTATCTATCCGGTATGATGGAATCACAGCGCTGCAGCAGCTTTTTTTCACAGGATCTGCGGGGAACGGCCACCGGCATTGTGACCGAACGAAGCAGAAAAGAGGAAGGCGCGGTCTATGTGATCCACAGGGTGTCGGTACGCAGCGGGAAAGGAGGGTACCGGCTTCCCGGAATGCTTCTGTACAGCCGGAATGACCGGATTCCGGCAGGAAGCAGAGTGCGTGTTTCCGGCGTGATGCAGCCATTTTCCCGCAGGACCAATGAGGGGAATTTTGACCCACGTCAGTATTATCAGCAAAAAAGGATTTTCTGCTGTCTGACCTGCGATTCGATTCAGGTGATCTGTTATCCCCGGTTTCCGGTGAGAGAAGGACTGACAGAGATCAGGGAAAGACTGGCGGCGGTATATCAGCAGGCGCTCCCCGGCCGGACGGCGGGGATTCTCTGCGCGCTTACAGTGGGAGACAGAAGCGGCCTGGAAGAAGAGGAACTGGCGGCCTATCAGGATCACGGAATTGCGCATATTCTCGCGATTTCCGGTCTCCATGTATCTGTGGTGGGCATGAGCTTATACCGGCTGCTGCGGAAGCGGTTCCGTGTTTCCTACGGCGCGGCGGTGTCTGTCTGCGGCATGGTGCTGCTTCTGTACGGAGCAGTCAGCGGCTGGCCGGCCAGCAGTGCCCGCGCGGTGATCATGTCCCTGTACATGCTGGGAGCGGAATGGTCCGGCCGAAAGTATGATTCCCGGATGGGACTGCTCAGCGCGGCCCTTATCCTGCTTCTGGTGGATCCGTTTTTCCTGCGGCAGGCAGGGTTCCAGCTGTCCTTCTGCGCGATTCTGTCGATTCTTGCCCTTTATCCTTCGGTATCTGCGCTGTATGGCCGCTTTCCGCTTCCGCCGCCGGTCCGCGCTCTGCTGGATCGCAGCGGATTTGCCATGAGTCTTACGGTGAGTCTGGGAATGCTTCCTTTGACTGCCTGGTATTTTTATCAGATCCCCGTCTATGCGGTTTTTCTCAACCTGCTGGTCATCCCGCTGTGCGGCCCGCTGCTGATCTGCGCTCTGGCCAGCGGACTGCTCGGGCTGGTATCTCTGACCGGCGCAGGCATCCTGCTGCTTCCCTGCAGGGGGATCCTTGCTCTGTTCCGGTCTGCCATGGATCTGACGGACCTGCTTCCAGGCGGCACATGGATTGTGGGGCGACCGCCGCTTTGGGCAATGGCGCTCTTTTATATTATGTTATTCGGCACGGCAGTATGGATGCGGCTGCTGGAGCGGCGCCTGGTGCAGAGAAGGGATCAGAGCGGTGCGGCACGCAGAAGAAAAATTTACCGCCGCTGCTGTGTGCTGCGGGGTCTGCTGACGGGCGGATCTGCTGCAGTCATGAGTGTTTTTCTGCTGGTTCCGCCCCCGCCGTCCTTTGAGATCAATCTGCTGGATGTGGGGCAGGGGGACGGCATTCACATTCAGACAGCGGACGGCGGCAATGTCTGCATCGACGGCGGCAGCAGCAATATTTCCTCCGTTGGTCTCCGGCGCATTCTTCCCTATCTGCGTTACCGCAAGGTAAAAAAAATAGACTGGTGGCTGGTATCCCACACGGACGAGGATCATATCAGCGGTCTGCTGGAAATCCTCCGCGCAGGGTATCCGGTTTCCAATCTGGTGTTCAGCAGGGCGTCCGCCGCCGCAGATGCCGGGGATGCCGGAATGGGGGAATTGCGCAAAGCGGCGGCAGCAGCAGGCTGCCGGGTGGTATATGTGCAGGCGGGGGACTGTCTGCGCATGGGAAAAATTACAATGACCTGTCTGTATCCCCGCAGGAATGACCGATCAGAAGATCCGAATGAACTTTGCCAGGTCTGGCGTCTGGAAGGCGGGGGGATTTCCGCACTGTTTACCGGAGATCTGGGAAAAAAAGGAGAAGAAGAGATGATCCGGCGCGGACAGGTCAGAAAAGTTGATGTGCTGAAAGTGGGACATCATGGATCCAAAGGCTCCACTTCGGAGGAATTTCTGAGAAAGGCAGCGCCGGAAGCAGCGCTGATTTCTGTAGCGGAACATAACCGCTACCGCCATCCTTCCCCGGATACGCTGAAACGGCTGCGGGAGGCAGGAGCCAGGATTTATACGACGAAAAACGGCGGCCAGATCCGGATCCGCGTCAGGGCGTCTGAAACAGGAACCAATGGAAGCAGGGCCTTTTATACCGAACGTCCCTGTGGCTACTCGGACTGAGGAGAGGCTTCCCTTCGCGTCACCTGATTGACGATTAAGATGCCGGCGCAGACCAGGGCCAGTGCCGGAAATACCGCGAATGGAAGGGTGGAATTTTCGCCGGCGAAAAGCAGGGACAGCAGGACGCCGAAGATCGGAATCGTAAAGGAAAATACGGTTACCCGGGAGACCGGATGGTATTTCAGCAGAATGCCCCAGAGGGTGTAGGCAACGGAAGAGATCAGCGCCATATAAAGCAGAAGAAGGAAGGCGGACGGTCCGGCCGGATGCAGATGGCCGCCCATGCCGGCGCCGATTCCCATCAGCACTATTCCGCCCAGGGAAAACTGCCAGCCGGAAAGCATCACCGGATCATGTTTTCCGGAAAAGATCTTCAGACAGGCGGTGGAAATGCCCGAAGACAGGGCGGACAGAAGCATCAGGGCATCTCCCAGCGGAGCCGCGTGCAGGGAAACAGAGGTGCCGCCCAGGTTTACGAGGACCAGGCCGGCAAATCCGACCAGGCATCCCAGAAGTTTCAGGAGGGACAGCCGCTCGGCGCGGAAGAGCAGCGCCGCCGTCAGAATGGAAAAAAAGGTGGTGGTGCCGGTGATCAGAGCCCCCTTGACTGCCGTGGAGTGCGCCAGGCCTGTGTAAAAAAAAGCATACTGCAGAATCGTCTGAAACAGGCTGAGTACCGCAATGCCCGGTAGGGCAGCCCGGTCCGGAAGAATTACTTTTCTGCGGCGGATGGATTCAAAGATCAGTACCTGGATGCCGGCCAGAAAGAAACGCAGTCCGGCAAAGAGCATCTGCGCGCCGGTATCCGAGCCGGCGACCGCAAACAGGCGGTAGCCGATTTTTATACTTGGGAAAGCGCTGCCCCAGAGGGCGCAGCTGATTAATGCACAGAGAATCAGTGCAGGGGTTTTTGCCATAATCGAAGTTTTTGTATTCATGGCAAATATAGTAGCATGATTTTCCGTGAGAAGCAACGGCTGCCGCGGTTGACAGGCAGGAATCCGACTTGTTAGAATATTTTTATGAAGCAGATAAATACAGATATTAAAAATCAAACCTTTCAAAATCTTTACCTGATTTTCGGGGAAGAACGCTATCTGGCGGTGCAGACCAAAGAAAATCTGATCCGTGCGCTGACCGATCCGCAGGATACGATGAATTATACGGTGATGGAGGGAAAGCGCACAGACCCCGGAGAATTGATCGAACTGGCCAGAACGCTGCCCTTTTTCGCGGAACGCAGGGTGATTCTTGTGGAAGACAGCGGTTTCTTTCGCTCTTCCCAGGAACGTCTGGTGAATTTCCTCCCGGAACTTCCGGAAAGTACGGTTCTGATATTTGCGGAATCGGAAGTGGACAAACGCGGCAAATTATATAAATATATCCAGAAACACGGACATGCGGCAGAATGCGGCAGACAGAAAACAGAGACACTGGTGCTCTGGGTCGGGCAGAAGCTGAAGGCGGAACACAAGAAGATCACCCGCAGTGTGATGGAACTGTTCCTGTCCCGCACCGGGGATGATATGAATGTAATCGCGAACGAACTGGAAAAACTGCTGGCATATACCATGGACCGGACGGTGATATCCGCGGAAGATGTGGAAGCGGTCTGCGGCAGTCAGGTGCAGGGAAAGATATTTGCCATGATTGACGCGATTGCAGAACGGAATCAGCAGAAGGCGCTTCGCTATTATCAGGATCTGGTGATGCTCCGGGAACCGCCCATGCGGATCCTGGCACTGATTACACGGCAGTTCCATATTCTGGAACAGCTGAAAAGCATGCAGGAAAAGGGGGTTCCACGGCAGCAGGCGGCATCCCGGTTAAAGATTCCGCCCTTTGCGGTGAAAAAAAATCTCGGACAGGCGTCGAAATTTACCGCAGACAGACTGCGGAAGGCCTTTGCCGACTGTATCCGTACCGACGAGGAAATAAAAAGCGGCAGACAAAACGACCGCCTGGCGGTGGAACTGCTGATCATCAGGTACAGCGCGTAAATAAAAGCATAAAAAAACAGCTGGATGACGGTTCCAGCTGTTTTTGCGATCTGTTTTACGCCGTATATTAATTCATGCCGTTTACTAACTTGCTTAAACGGGAAACTTTTCTTGCAGCGTTGTTTTTGTGGTAGATTCCTTTGCCGGCTGCCTTGCTGATTACAGAAGTAGCGGCAAGTAATGCTGCGGATGCAGCTTCTTTGTCATTAGCTGCGACAGCTGCTTCCACTTTCTTGATAGCAGTCTTAACAGAAGAGCGGATTGCTTTGTTGCGCTCTGTCTTGGTAGCTGTTACAAGAATTCTCTTTTTCGCTGATTTGATGTTAGCCATTCGTTACACCTCCCATACTGAGTTGTTCTTAGCGTTCATCAGTACAGACACGGAAGCACTGACGAAATCATGCTTATTTATGATAGAAGATCAGATGATGTTTGTCAATAAAAAAATAATTTTTTTTCGATATTTTCCCGCCGGGAGGCCGGTTACAGATTAGACAAATAATTCCTGACTATGCTATACTTTGTTTCGCAGATATTATCAGCCTCTGGAGAGGCTGTACAGGAGGAAATAAATTGATCGATCAGAGTAAAATCAGAAATTTTTGCATCATAGCCCATATAGATCATGGGAAATCCACCCTTGCTGACCGTATCATAGAAATGACGGGCACACTGACCGAACGGGAGATGACCTCACAGGTTCTGGACAATATGGAACTGGAGCAGGAACGGGGCATCACCATCAAATCCCAGGCGGTTCGGATTATTTATAAAGCGGATGACGGCGAGGAATATATCTTTAACCTGATAGACACGCCGGGGCATGTGGACTTCAATTATGAGGTGTCCCGCAGCCTGGCAGCCTGCGACGGAGCGATTCTGGTGGTGGACGCCGCCCAGGGCGTGGAGGCGCAGACCCTGGCCAATGTATATCTGGCCATTGATCACGATCTGGATGTCATGCCGGTGATCAACAAGATTGATCTGCCCAGCGCGGATCCGGACCGGGTCATTGAGGAAATCGAGGACGTGATCGGCATCGAAGCCCAGGATGCGCCCCGTATTTCTGCAAAAACAGGAGAAAACGTGCATCAGGTGCTGGAACAGATCGTTCAGAAGATTCCCGCGCCCACAGGAGATCCCAAGGCGCCCCTGCAGGCACTGATATTTGACTCGGTATATGATTCCTATAAAGGGGTGATCGTATTCTGCAGGATCAAGGAAGGATCTGTGAAAGTGGGAACCCGGATCCGCATGATGGCAACCGGTGCTGAGGCCGACGTAGTGGAAGTGGGATATTTTGGCGCCGGCCGCTATATTCCCTGTGATGAACTGAGCGCCGGCATGGTCGGTTATCTGACTGCCAGCATAAAGAATGTACGGGATACACGGGTCGGAGATACCGTGACGGATCGGGAACGTCCCTGCAGGGAGCCGCTGCCGGGATATAAAAAAGTGACACCCATGGTGTACTGCGGTGTGTATCCGGCAGACGGAGCCAAGTATCCGGATCTGCGGGACGCACTGGAAAAACTGCAGCTGAATGACGCGGCCCTGCAGTTTGAGCCGGAGACTTCGGCAGCGCTGGGATTCGGCTTCCGCTGCGGGTTCCTGGGTCTGCTGCATCTGGATATTATTCAGGAACGGCTGGAACGGGAATACGATCTGGATCTGGTTACCACAGCCCCCAGCGTTATTTACCGGGTGCACAAGACCGACGGAACCATGCTGGAGATCACAAATCCTTCCAACTTACCGGATCCTTCGGAAGTGGAATACATGGAAGAACCGGTGGTAGACGCGGAAATCATGGTAACCAGCGAATATATCGGCAGCATTATGGATCTGTGCCAGGAACGCCGGGGCGAATACATCAGCATGGAATATATTGAAGAGAGCCGCGCGGTTCTGAAGTACGTGCTGCCGCTGAATGAAATCATCTATGATTTCTTTGACGCGCTGAAATCCCGTTCCAGAGGATATGCTTCCTTTGATTATGAAATGAAGGGATACGTAAGGTCAGAACTGGTAAAACTGGACATCCTGATCAACCGGGAGGAAGTGGACGCCCTTTCCTTTATTGTATTCAAAGGCAGCGCGTATGACCGGGGACGGAAGATCTGCGAAAAATTAAAAGAAGAGATTCCGCGCCATCTGTTTGAAATACCGATTCAGGCGGCAGTGGGCGGCAAAGTAATTGCAAGGGAAACGGTCAAGGCGATGCGCAAGGATGTGCTTGCGAAGTGCTACGGCGGTGATATTTCCCGAAAGAGAAAACTGCTGGAAAAACAAAAAGAAGGCAAGAAACGCATGCGCCAGATCGGCAGCGTGGAAATTCCACAGAAGGCATTTATGAGCGTTCTGAAGCTGGATGATAAATAGAAAAGAGAAGAAACCATGAAACAGGCAGAATTGTATCTACACATTCCCTTTTGCGTAAGGAAGTGTGAATACTGCGATTTTCTGTCCGCTGCGCCGAAAGATTTCGCTGAAACAGAAGCTTATCTTTCGGCGCTTCTTCACGAAGCAGAAGAAAAGGCGGAAGATCTTGCGGATTATGAAATCATCAGTATATTTATTGGCGGAGGCACGCCGTCCATTTTAAGACCCCGGCAGATACAGCGGCTGATGGAAGGACTGTACCGGTGGTACCGGATCCGGGAAGACGCGGAAATCACGATGGAATGCAATCCAGGAACGGTGGACAGGGAAAAATTGAAGATCATGAAAGCTTCCGGCATCAACCGGATCAGCTTCGGCCTTCAGTCCTGCAGCAGAGAAGAACTGCAGCTTCTGGGCAGAATCCACACCTTTGAAGAGTTCCTGGACGGTTATCAGACGGCGCGTCAGACAGGATTTTCCAATATCAATGTGGACCTGATGTTCGGCCTGCCCAATCAGTCGCTGAAGACGTATAAGGACACGCTGCAGAAAGTGATTGCCCTGGAACCGGAACATATCTCCGCATACGGTCTGATCATTGAAGAAGGCACGCCGTTTTACCAGCGTTATGAAGAAGATGAACGGGCGCGGCAGCGCGGCGAGGAGCCGCGGGAGCTTCCCTCTGAGGAAACGGAGCGGCTGATGTATCTGCGTACTGCGGAGATTTTACGGCATGCCGGGTATCAGCGCTATGAAATATCCAATTACGCAAAAAAGGGGATGGAATGCCGCCACAACATGGGATACTGGACCGGTGTGGAATATCTGGGCCTGGGGCTGGGTGCCTCTTCCATGATGAAGGTGCATCTCCGGCACCGCAGCGGCGAGCTGACCCGTCCGGATCCGGTTTGGAGATTCCGGACGAACTCGGATCTTTCTTCATATATAAAAGGAGATTTTCACGCGGAATCCGAGACTGCGCTCAGCCTGAAGGAGCAGATGGAGGAATACGCTTTTCTCGGCCTTCGCCTGACGAAGGGGATCAGCAAGGCCGAATTCGGCAAACGCTTTCACAGGCCCTTTGACTCGGTTTACCGGGATACGGTTCGGAAAGCACAGAAAGAAGGCCTGCTGGCAGAAGAGGGAGACCGGGTGCGCCTGACTCCTGCGGGGATTGATATCAGTAATTATGTGCTCAGTCAGTTCCTGCTGGATTCCTGAACGGCAGCCGCGGCACATTTTTTATTATTTTCAGAATTTTTCCGAAAAAAATCTTCCGAATGCTTGACAAAGGATTAGGGTGGTAGTATATTAGCCTCAGAAGCGATTAGCACTCCAGACTAATGAGTGCTAACAAATGAGAAACGAAGGAAGAGGCACGAACGAGATGGATGCACTGGATGAAAGAAAAACAAAAATCCTGAATGCCATCATAAGGACCTATCTGGATACCGGGGAACCGGTCGGATCCAGAACCATATCCAAGATGACGGACCTGAATCTGAGTTCAGCGACGATCCGCAATGAGATGTCTGATCTGGAGGAGCTGGGATACATTCTGCAGCCCCACACATCGGCAGGACGGATTCCTTCGGATCAGGGCTATCGCTTCTATGTGGACAACCTGATGAAAGACAAAGATCAGGAAATCTCCGATATGAAGGATTTCGTTATCGAGCATACAGAAAAAATGGAAAAAGTGCTGAAAGAAGCGGTGAAGCTCCTGGCGGCAAATACCAATTATGCGACAATGATATCCACACCGGCGGTGACGGGCAGCAAGCTGAAATTTATCCAGCTGTCCAATGTGGACCAGAATCATGTGCTGGCGACCATTGTGCTGGACGGGAACCTGGTAAAGAACAAGATGATCAAAGTCAGCGAATCCCTGGATCAGGAGACCATGCTGAAACTGAACATCCTGCTGAATTCCAGCTTAAACGGACTGACACTGGATCAGATTAATCTGGGTACGATTACCCGTCTGAAAGAGCAGGCCGGCAGCCACAGCAGCATGATTTCGGATGTGCTGGACGCGGTTGCCAACGCGATCCAGCCGGATGAAGACCTGGAGGTTTATACCAGCGGGGCCAAGAACATCTTCCGCTATCCGGAGCTGAGTGATTCCCACAAGGCCTATGAGCTGATTTCGGCCCTGGAGGACAAGACCGGACTGAAGAATTTTCTCGCGGACAAGGCTTCCGAACAGTCGGACTCGGATGAGATACAGGTTTATATCGGCAGTGAGAATGAGATGGAAGAGATGGAAGACTGCAGCGTCGTGACAGCAAATTATGACCTGGGCGGCGGCCTGCGGGGAACCATCGGAATCGTCGGTCCGAAGCGTATGGATTACGGGAAAGTGGTTCAAAGCATGAAGATCATCAAGCAGCAGCTGGATGATCTGTATCCGGAACGAAAGAACAAAAAACTGGAAATCGCCATCCGGCAGGATTTTTTTAACGCGCTGACGACAGAAAAAGAGTCGGATGATTAGCAGAAAATAAAGCGAGAAAGGAGTGCGACCATGGAAGACAACAAGACAACGAAGGCTGATCTTGACCAGGAAGAACTCAAACATAAAGCAGAAGATTCCCAGGCGGAAGATTCAGTGAAGAAAACAGAAGAACCGGAACAGGAGCCGGCGGAGGCAGCAGAGCAGGCATCCGCAGAAGGTGAGAAGCTGGACGACGGATTCTTTAAAAAGAAAAAGAAAAAAGACAAAAAAGACGAGCAGATCGAAGAACTGACCGATCGTCTGAAACGCCAGATGGCGGAATTTGACAATTTCCGGAAACGCACCGAAAAGGAAAAAACACAGATGTTTGAAATCGGGGCAAAGGATATTATTGAGCGTATCCTTCCGGTAGTGGACAACTTTGAGCGGGGACTGGCAGCAGTATCCGAAGAAGACAAAGACAGTCCGATTGTACAGGGCATGGAGCAGATTTACAAACAGCTGGTAACCAGCCTGGAAGAAGCAGGCGTTACCGTCATCGAAGCAGAGGGACAGACCTTTGACCCGAACCTTCACAATGCAGTGATGCATGTGGATGACGATGCCTTTGGTGAGAATGTTGTGGCAGAGGAGTTCCAGAAAGGGTATAAATACCGGAATTCTATCGTACGGCACAGCATGGTGAAAGTTGCAAACTAACTGTATTTGAATATAGATTGAGAAAAGCAGGAAACAATTTCAGGAGGATAATACGATGAGCAAGATTATAGGTATTGATTTAGGTACTACAAACAGCTGCGTAGCAGTTATGGAAGGCGGACAGCCGGTAGTAATCGCCAACACAGAGGGCGCAAGAACCACACCGTCCATTGTCGCCTTTACCAAAAACGGCGAGCGTCTGGTAGGCGAGCCGGCAAAACGTCAGGCAGTAACAAATGCCGAAAAGACAATTTCATCCATCAAACGTGAGATGGGTACCGATTACAAAAAGGAAATCGACGGAAAGAAATATACACCGCAGGAAATCTCCGCAATGATTCTTCAGAAGCTGAAAGCAGACGCAGAGAACTACCTGGGTGAGAAAGTGACAGAAGCGGTTATCACTGTGCCTGCATATTTCAATGACGCGCAGCGTCAGGCAACCAAGGACGCAGGCAAGATTGCCGGTCTGGATGTAAAACGTATCATCAACGAGCCTACCGCAGCAGCACTGGCTTACGGACTGGACAACGAAAAAGAACAGAAAATCATGGTATACGACTTAGGCGGCGGTACTTTTGATGTTTCCATCATCGAAATCGGTGACGGCGTCATCGAAGTTCTGTCCACTTCCGGCGACAACCGTCTGGGCGGCGACGACTTCGATAACAAGATCACACAGTGGCTCCTTACCGAATTCAAGAATCAGGAAGGCGTGGATCTGTCCACAGATAAGATGGCGCTTCAGAGACTGAAAGAAGCAGCTGAGAAGGCAAAGAAAGAGCTTTCTTCCGCTACCACTACCAACATCAACCTTCCGTTCATTACAGCTACAGCAGACGGCCCGAAACATCTGGATATGAATCTGACCAGAGCGAAATTTGATGAACTGACCCATGACCTGGTGGAGAGAACTTCCGTACCGGTTCAGAACGCTTTAAGAGATGCCGGAATCACAGCTGCCGACCTGGGACAGGTACTGTTAGTCGGCGGTTCCACACGTATCCCGGCGGTACAGGATAAAGTAAAAGCACTGACCGGCAAAGAACCCAGCAAGAACTTAAACCCGGACGAGTGTGTGGCAATCGGCGCTTCCATTCAGGGCGGCAAGCTGGCCGGAGATGCCGGTGCCGGCGATATCCTTCTGCTGGATGTTACACCGCTGTCTCTGTCCATCGAAACCATGGGCGGCATCGCGACCACACTGATTGAGCGGAATACCACCATTCCTACCAGAAAGAGCCAGATCTTCTCCACTGCGGCAGACAACCAGACTGCAGTAGATATCAACGTGGTGCAGGGCGAGCGTAAGTTTGCCAAAGACAATAAATCCCTCGGCCAGTTCCGTCTGGATGGAATCCCGCCGGCACGCCGCGGCGTTCCGCAGATCGAGGTAACCTTTGATATTGATGCCAACGGTATCGTTAATGTATCCGCTAAGGACCTGGGTACCGGAAAAGAGCAGCATATCACCATTACCGCAGGTTCCAACATGTCGGAAGAAGATATCAACAAAGCCGTGCAGGAAGCTGCTCAGTTCGAGGCAGAAGATAACAAACGGAAAGAGGCAATTGACGCAAGAAATGACGCGGATGCCTTTGTATTCCAGACAGAGAAAGCCCTGGAAGAAGTGGGTGCCAATGTATCCGACGCAGATAAAGCTCCGGTACAGGCAGACCTGGATGCATTAAAGAAGATTCTGGAGGAGCATCCGGATGCAAGCCAGATGACGGATGCGCAGGTAGACGAGCTGAAAGCTGCAAAAGAGAAACTGATGAACAGCGCGCAGACCGTATTCACCAAGATGTATGAGCAGCAGGCACAGGCACAGCAGGGCGCTGCAGGCGCTGATGCCGGCGCACAGCAGCAGAGCACCGGCGGATCCGACGATGATGTAGTAGACGCTGATTATAAAGAGGTATAAGAAATAGCATATGGCAGAACAAAAACGCGATTATTATGAGGTCCTCGGAGTAGACCGAAGCGCGGACGATGCCACGATAAAAAAAGCTTACAGAAAATTGGCGAAAAAGTATCACCCGGATGCAAATCCGGGTGATGCTGAAGCTGAGAAAAAGTTTAAAGAAGCATCGGAAGCATATGCTGTTCTGAGTGACAGCGAAAAGAGAAGACAGTATGACCAGTTCGGCCATGCGGCATTTGAAGGCGGCGCCGGCGGTGGCGGCGGCTTTGATTTCTCCGGAATGGATATGGGAGATATCTTCGGAGATATTTTCGGCGAATTCTTCGGAGGGGGCAGAGCCTCCCGCTCCGCAGGCAGTCAGCCCATGAAAGGCGCCAATCTGCGTGCCAGGGTACGGATTTCCTTTGAGGAAGCCGTATTCGGCTGCGACCGGGAACTGGAGATCACATTGAAAGACGAATGTGAATCCTGCCACGGCACCGGCGCAAAGGCAGGCACTTCACCGGTTACCTGTTCCAAGTGCGGCGGCAAGGGGAAGATTGTCTTTTCCCAGCAGTCGTTATTCGGCATGGTACAGAATGTATCCACCTGCCCGGACTGTAACGGTACCGGAAAAGTAATTAAAGAAAAGTGCCCGGATTGTCACGGAAGCGGCTATATCGCCTCCCGCAAAAAGATCAAAGTCA
This genomic window contains:
- the dnaJ gene encoding molecular chaperone DnaJ, yielding MAEQKRDYYEVLGVDRSADDATIKKAYRKLAKKYHPDANPGDAEAEKKFKEASEAYAVLSDSEKRRQYDQFGHAAFEGGAGGGGGFDFSGMDMGDIFGDIFGEFFGGGRASRSAGSQPMKGANLRARVRISFEEAVFGCDRELEITLKDECESCHGTGAKAGTSPVTCSKCGGKGKIVFSQQSLFGMVQNVSTCPDCNGTGKVIKEKCPDCHGSGYIASRKKIKVTIPPGIDNGQSVRIRGKGEPGVNGGPRGDLLVEVSVGSHPFLQRSGMDLFSTAPITFAQAALGGDVRISTIDGDVIYTVKAGTQTDTRIRLKGKGVPSLRNSSTRGDHYVTLIIQTPSHLSTEAKEALRRFDELTDGSLGEQESSPEPHHKGKNRKKGFFNKKED
- the grpE gene encoding nucleotide exchange factor GrpE; the protein is MEDNKTTKADLDQEELKHKAEDSQAEDSVKKTEEPEQEPAEAAEQASAEGEKLDDGFFKKKKKKDKKDEQIEELTDRLKRQMAEFDNFRKRTEKEKTQMFEIGAKDIIERILPVVDNFERGLAAVSEEDKDSPIVQGMEQIYKQLVTSLEEAGVTVIEAEGQTFDPNLHNAVMHVDDDAFGENVVAEEFQKGYKYRNSIVRHSMVKVAN
- the dnaK gene encoding molecular chaperone DnaK — encoded protein: MSKIIGIDLGTTNSCVAVMEGGQPVVIANTEGARTTPSIVAFTKNGERLVGEPAKRQAVTNAEKTISSIKREMGTDYKKEIDGKKYTPQEISAMILQKLKADAENYLGEKVTEAVITVPAYFNDAQRQATKDAGKIAGLDVKRIINEPTAAALAYGLDNEKEQKIMVYDLGGGTFDVSIIEIGDGVIEVLSTSGDNRLGGDDFDNKITQWLLTEFKNQEGVDLSTDKMALQRLKEAAEKAKKELSSATTTNINLPFITATADGPKHLDMNLTRAKFDELTHDLVERTSVPVQNALRDAGITAADLGQVLLVGGSTRIPAVQDKVKALTGKEPSKNLNPDECVAIGASIQGGKLAGDAGAGDILLLDVTPLSLSIETMGGIATTLIERNTTIPTRKSQIFSTAADNQTAVDINVVQGERKFAKDNKSLGQFRLDGIPPARRGVPQIEVTFDIDANGIVNVSAKDLGTGKEQHITITAGSNMSEEDINKAVQEAAQFEAEDNKRKEAIDARNDADAFVFQTEKALEEVGANVSDADKAPVQADLDALKKILEEHPDASQMTDAQVDELKAAKEKLMNSAQTVFTKMYEQQAQAQQGAAGADAGAQQQSTGGSDDDVVDADYKEV